In Nicotiana tabacum cultivar K326 chromosome 2, ASM71507v2, whole genome shotgun sequence, the following proteins share a genomic window:
- the LOC107782900 gene encoding ribonuclease 3-like protein 3 — MGSWLRSFFTPAVNWVSVQNLQKYGAVLNSFLPGILENEEATKRSLQDDKLQNIEEVQKIIGYHFNDQNLLWQAFTHPSYDRDCISYERLEYVGDSVLNLMITKQQFSKYPNLPPGLLSPLRAANVDTEKLARVAVKHSFHKYLRHGRPILTRRIQSFINALPEYPLHSHGLINAPKVLADVVESNLGAVFIDSNSSIDITWEVAKTLLEPIITPEILQTNPVKKLHETCQKHKLKVRVVDMWSHDGSFEVFIDNQLRGKGMCHVKKEIALNRAANKAYNEVIRMLSVDNMKIANS, encoded by the exons ATGGGATCTTGGCTACGTTCCTTTTTCACTCCAGCCGTGAATTGGGTCTCCGTTCAAAACCTCCAGAAATACG GGGCTGTTTTGAATAGCTTCCTACCAGGTATCCTGGAAAACGAGGAGGCAACAAAAAGGTCATTGCAAGATGACAAATTACAAAATATTGAAGAAGTACAGAAAATCATAGGGTACCACTTTAATGATCAGAATTTACTGTGGCAAGCTTTTACACATCCGTCGTATGACAGGGACTGTATATCTTATGAGCGGCTCGAGTATGTGGGTGACTCGGTTCTTAACCTTATGATTACAAAACAACAGTTTTCCAAGTATCCAAATCTTCCACCTGGGTTGTTGTCACCTCTACGTGCAGCAAATGTTGACACGGAGAAGCTTGCACGTGTTGCTGTTAAGCATAGCTTCCACAAGTATTTACGGCATGGAAGGCCTATCCTTACACGACGG ATTCAATCATTTATAAATGCTCTTCCAGAGTATCCATTGCATTCCCATGGATTGATAAATGCTCCAAAGGTGCTTGCTGATGTTGTTGAATCAAATTTAGGAGCAGTATTTATTGATAGCAATTCTTCAATTGACATTACCTGGGAG GTTGCGAAGACTCTATTAGAGCCCATAATTACACCGGAAATCCTTCAAACAAATCCGGTGAAGAAGCTCCACGAGACTTGCCAGAAGCATAAACTTAAAGTTCGAGTAGTCGATATGTGGTCACATGATGGGAGTTTTGAAGTTTTTATTGACAATCAACTAAGAGGAAAAGGCATGTGTCATGTAAAGAAAGAAATTGCATTGAACAGAGCAGCAAACAAGGCATATAATGAAGTTATTAGAATGCTTAGTGTTGACAATATGAAGATAGCTAATAGCTAA